A genomic segment from Glycine soja cultivar W05 chromosome 18, ASM419377v2, whole genome shotgun sequence encodes:
- the LOC114394454 gene encoding uncharacterized protein LOC114394454 gives MRRSLVFQQQYYADDGMWMETQAQQHGYAFHEESSWSSDKRFPAMHMNNLAAFAVDSDLSTSKQHAKLGAMHMNKLGAFGTDFHILMSKQHVKFGGSSGNMFQQGMHSDHGYGRGYAHHGSGKRSPFGANKASHHFSKGGGGGGKFNSGEHHEYFSEETEYEEAYAEEHVGAITAKVEEMRYQHHNWAGDTCYVNPYDRNKNW, from the coding sequence ATGAGAAGGAGCCTTGTGTTTCAACAGCAATACTATGCTGATGATGGCATGTGGATGGAGACTCAGGCTCAGCAGCATGGCTATGCCTTCCACGAAGAGTCGTCTTGGAGCTCTGATAAGCGATTCCCAGCCATGCACATGAACAATCTTGCTGCTTTTGCTGTGGACTCTGACCTTTCAACGTCAAAACAGCATGCCAAGTTAGGAGCCATGCACATGAACAAGCTAGGTGCTTTTGGTACGGACTTTCATATCTTGATGTCAAAACAGCATGTCAAGTTTGGAGGAAGCTCCGGCAATATGTTTCAACAAGGCATGCACAGTGACCATGGCTATGGGCGTGGTTATGCGCATCATGGGAGCGGCAAAAGGTCCCCTTTTGGTGCTAATAAGGCCTCTCACCATTTTTCAaagggtggtggtggtggtggcaagTTCAATTCTGGTGAGCACCATGAGTATTTCTCGGAGGAAACCGAGTACGAGGAGGCTTATGCAGAGGAGCATGTTGGTGCAATCACAGCTAAGGTGGAAGAAATGAGATATCAGCATCATAACTGGGCTGGGGATACTTGTTATGTCAATCCCTATGACAGGAACAAGAACTGGTAG